A portion of the Borreliella valaisiana VS116 genome contains these proteins:
- the guaB gene encoding inosine-5'-monophosphate dehydrogenase produces MINKIIKEALTFDDVSLIPRKSSVLPSEVSLKTKLTKNISLNIPFLSSAMDTVTESQMAIAIAIEGGIGIIHKNMSIEDQKKEIEKVKTYKIQKTINTNKGANEQIIEILAPKQELEAPEIYKNAEYAEDFSNVCKDLNGRLRVGAAVSIDVDTTERVEELVKAHVDLLVIDSAHGHSTRILELVKTIKNKYPNLDLIAGNIVTKEAALDLINAGADCLKVGIGPGSICTTRIVAGVGVPQITAICDVYEVCKNTNICIIADGGIRFSGDVVKAIAAGADSVMIGNLFAGAKESPSEEIIYNGKKFKSYVGMGSISAMKRGSKSRYFQLENNEPKKLVPEGIEGMVPYSGKLKDILAQLKGGLMSGMGYLGTSTISDLKINSNFVKISHSSLKESHPHDVFNIT; encoded by the coding sequence ATGATAAATAAGATAATAAAAGAAGCTTTAACTTTTGATGATGTGTCTTTAATTCCAAGAAAATCCTCTGTATTACCTAGTGAGGTTAGCTTAAAAACAAAATTGACAAAAAACATATCCTTAAATATACCATTTTTAAGCTCAGCTATGGATACTGTCACAGAAAGTCAAATGGCAATAGCCATTGCTATAGAAGGTGGCATAGGGATTATACATAAAAATATGTCAATAGAAGATCAAAAAAAAGAAATAGAAAAAGTAAAAACATACAAAATCCAAAAAACTATTAACACCAATAAGGGGGCAAACGAACAAATAATCGAAATACTTGCGCCAAAACAAGAGCTAGAAGCACCCGAAATATACAAAAATGCAGAATATGCTGAAGATTTTTCTAACGTATGCAAAGATTTGAATGGTAGGCTAAGAGTAGGCGCTGCTGTTTCCATTGATGTTGACACTACAGAACGAGTTGAAGAGCTTGTAAAAGCACATGTAGATCTACTTGTCATAGACTCTGCCCACGGGCATTCTACAAGAATATTAGAACTTGTTAAAACAATTAAAAACAAATATCCAAACTTAGACCTTATTGCTGGCAACATAGTAACCAAAGAAGCTGCATTAGATTTAATCAATGCGGGAGCAGACTGTTTGAAAGTAGGAATAGGTCCGGGTAGTATATGCACAACAAGAATCGTTGCGGGAGTTGGTGTTCCCCAAATAACAGCAATCTGTGATGTTTATGAAGTTTGCAAAAACACAAATATTTGCATTATAGCAGATGGCGGAATCAGGTTTTCAGGAGATGTGGTTAAAGCCATCGCAGCAGGAGCCGACAGTGTAATGATAGGAAATCTCTTTGCAGGTGCAAAAGAATCTCCTTCAGAAGAAATAATTTACAATGGAAAAAAATTCAAATCTTACGTTGGAATGGGTTCTATTTCTGCTATGAAAAGAGGCTCTAAATCAAGATATTTTCAACTTGAAAACAACGAGCCTAAAAAATTAGTTCCTGAAGGGATTGAAGGCATGGTACCGTATTCTGGAAAATTAAAAGATATTTTGGCTCAATTAAAAGGTGGATTAATGTCTGGAATGGGTTACTTAGGAACAAGCACAATATCTGATTTAAAAATAAATTCTAACTTTGTAAAAATAAGCCATTCTTCATTAAAAGAATCCCACCCACACGATGTTTTTAACATAACATAA
- a CDS encoding NCS2 family permease: protein MNQSKETLLFQFKNNTIDYKKEIIAGITTFLSMAYIIAVNPAILSSTGMPIGALVTATCLTSAFSSILMGLYTNTPISLAPGMGLNAFFAFSVVIGMNIPWQVALAAVFTEGLIFIVLSLSRARESIANSIPVNLKYSITVGIGLFIAFIGFVNGGIIIKNDATLVGIGSFIDLKVLFTFLGLFFIVIFEQLKVRGSILWAICSVTVIAWTYAIFNPESAVAAGIRFPDGILRFESIKPIFNQLDFSYILNKHFWSFITIVLVLLFNDLFDTLGTLIAVAAKSNMLDKNGKIPNVGKVFLIDAISTTVGAIMGVSTVTAYIESCTGIEEGGKTGLTTIVTGIMFFVAIFLSPLFIAVPASATAAALIYVGFSMCREIIKINFSNIRENIPSFLIFFLIPLTYNISSGISIGIIFYVLINVILNLLENKKNKISPIMIILCLIFIIKFIYGY from the coding sequence ATGAATCAATCAAAAGAAACATTGTTATTTCAATTTAAAAATAACACCATTGATTATAAAAAAGAAATTATAGCGGGAATTACCACTTTTTTGAGTATGGCATATATAATAGCTGTTAATCCAGCAATATTATCTAGCACAGGTATGCCAATTGGTGCATTAGTTACTGCAACATGCTTAACATCAGCATTTTCCAGTATATTAATGGGACTTTATACTAATACCCCTATTTCACTAGCACCAGGAATGGGTCTTAATGCATTTTTTGCATTTTCTGTAGTAATTGGAATGAATATTCCTTGGCAAGTTGCATTAGCTGCTGTTTTTACTGAAGGACTAATTTTTATTGTATTGTCTCTGTCAAGAGCTCGAGAAAGTATTGCAAATTCCATACCAGTAAATTTAAAATACTCTATCACAGTTGGAATAGGGCTATTTATTGCTTTTATTGGTTTTGTCAATGGTGGAATTATCATTAAAAATGATGCCACATTGGTTGGAATTGGATCATTTATTGACTTAAAAGTTTTATTTACATTTTTGGGATTATTTTTTATTGTAATTTTTGAACAATTAAAGGTGCGAGGAAGTATACTTTGGGCAATTTGCTCAGTCACTGTCATAGCCTGGACATATGCAATTTTTAACCCAGAAAGCGCAGTTGCTGCTGGAATACGTTTTCCAGACGGAATTTTAAGATTCGAATCTATTAAGCCAATATTTAATCAGTTGGATTTTTCCTACATATTAAACAAACATTTTTGGAGCTTTATTACAATTGTATTAGTATTGCTGTTTAACGATTTATTTGATACTTTGGGCACTTTAATAGCAGTAGCAGCAAAAAGTAATATGTTAGATAAAAACGGGAAAATTCCTAATGTTGGTAAAGTATTTTTAATTGATGCCATTTCTACTACTGTTGGAGCAATAATGGGGGTTTCTACTGTAACAGCATACATTGAAAGCTGTACAGGAATAGAAGAAGGTGGCAAAACTGGTCTTACAACAATAGTAACGGGAATAATGTTCTTTGTTGCAATATTCCTCTCACCATTATTTATTGCCGTTCCTGCTAGTGCAACCGCCGCAGCACTAATATATGTAGGATTTTCAATGTGTAGAGAAATAATAAAAATTAATTTCTCTAATATCAGAGAAAATATTCCCAGTTTTTTAATATTTTTTTTAATTCCCTTAACATACAATATCTCTTCGGGAATCAGCATTGGAATAATATTTTATGTTTTAATAAACGTAATACTTAATTTATTGGAAAATAAAAAAAATAAAATCTCTCCAATAATGATAATACTGTGTCTAATTTTTATTATTAAATTTATTTATGGTTATTAA
- the ospC gene encoding outer surface protein OspC, producing the protein MKKNTLSAILMTLFLFISCNNSGGDTASTNPVDESAKGPNLTEISKKITDSNAIVLAVKEVETLLASINEIANKGIGKKINQNGLDNLTDHNGSLIAGAYVISTLITEKLNNLKNSEGLKEKIKKVKECSDKFTKKLTTSNGDLGKENVTDAHAQAAILKTNPTNDKGAKELGELFESVEILSKAAQEALTNSIAELTSPVVAENPKNP; encoded by the coding sequence ATGAAAAAGAATACATTAAGTGCAATATTAATGACTTTATTTTTATTTATATCTTGTAATAATTCAGGTGGTGATACTGCATCTACTAATCCTGTTGATGAGTCTGCAAAAGGGCCTAATCTTACAGAGATAAGTAAAAAAATTACAGATTCAAATGCAATAGTACTAGCTGTGAAAGAAGTTGAGACTTTGCTTGCATCTATAAATGAAATTGCTAATAAAGGTATTGGTAAAAAAATAAATCAAAATGGTTTAGATAACTTAACGGATCACAACGGATCGTTGATAGCAGGAGCCTATGTGATATCAACTTTAATAACAGAAAAATTGAATAACTTGAAAAATTCAGAAGGATTAAAGGAAAAAATTAAAAAGGTTAAGGAATGTTCCGATAAATTTACTAAAAAACTAACAACTAGTAACGGGGATCTTGGTAAAGAGAATGTTACTGATGCTCATGCACAAGCAGCTATTTTGAAAACAAATCCTACTAATGATAAGGGCGCTAAAGAACTTGGAGAGTTATTTGAGTCAGTAGAAATTTTATCAAAAGCAGCTCAAGAAGCACTAACTAATTCAATTGCAGAACTTACAAGTCCTGTTGTAGCAGAAAATCCAAAAAACCCTTAA
- a CDS encoding ImmA/IrrE family metallo-endopeptidase, with amino-acid sequence MDENNFSSYIANSKVYSDYIILKHKILLIPVPIIKIAMEEDLKIFEIGFQDKHKDFSGYIQLNEKSLYINENMSLENKRFTIAKHLGHYLMHKDQIKNLSKNENYYNDIQDSQMITEANIFAANILVPTTTLKLKLSQYKSRECPQKAIAKEFQVTENTIYLKLSILNDLSKINKIKKSKKFLKIKNTKHKINTNIYLHNTDKIKESIAIDLEKYELEKKERIKKIFEDLE; translated from the coding sequence ATGGATGAAAACAACTTCAGCTCTTATATTGCAAATTCTAAAGTCTATTCAGATTACATAATATTAAAACATAAAATATTGCTTATTCCTGTTCCTATAATAAAAATTGCTATGGAAGAAGATCTTAAAATTTTTGAAATAGGTTTTCAAGATAAACATAAAGATTTTTCAGGATATATTCAATTAAATGAAAAATCTTTATACATAAATGAGAATATGAGTCTTGAAAATAAAAGATTTACAATAGCAAAACACTTGGGGCATTATTTGATGCATAAAGATCAAATAAAAAATTTATCTAAAAATGAAAACTATTACAATGATATTCAAGATAGTCAAATGATAACAGAAGCCAATATATTTGCAGCAAACATTTTAGTTCCAACAACCACATTAAAATTAAAATTATCTCAATATAAATCTAGAGAGTGCCCTCAAAAAGCAATAGCAAAAGAATTTCAAGTAACCGAAAATACAATTTATTTAAAATTAAGCATACTTAATGATCTTAGTAAAATAAATAAAATAAAAAAGAGTAAAAAATTTTTAAAAATTAAAAATACAAAGCATAAAATAAATACTAACATTTACCTCCACAATACAGATAAAATTAAAGAATCAATAGC
- the guaA gene encoding glutamine-hydrolyzing GMP synthase: MNVRAILILDFGSQYSQLIARRIREIGVYTIVMPYCTPLKEIENMNIAGIILSGGPDSVYLKEAPTLNMEIFNFKIPVLGICYGMQLIVKLFGGLVSKDCKQEYGSSEIFLKDEKSILFSELPKKFQMIMSHGDSIEKIPNNFKQLAFTNNCIASISNETQKIYGLQFHPEVTHSEFGDQILKNFVFKICQAQTNWSLESNIETIVEKTKLKVGSKKVILGLSGGTDSLVCALLIKKAIKENLICVFVNTGLLRKNEDKKILELKDQYDLNIKYINASAKFLNHLKNVSDPEEKRKIIGKEFVNIFEKITLEDQNIEYLAQGTIYSDVIESKSKNNTSSKIKSHHNVGGLPDKMRLKLLEPLNEFFKDEIIQIGINLGIKKEALYRHPFPGPGLAIRIIGEVTQEKINILQEADNILTEELFINDLYYKIRQAFVVLLPVKSVGVMGDQRTYEYTAVIRCVNTQDFMTAEWTELPYNFLKKVSSRIINEVRGINRVCYDISSKPPSTIEWE; encoded by the coding sequence ATGAATGTTCGTGCAATACTTATATTAGATTTTGGCTCCCAATATAGTCAGCTAATTGCAAGAAGAATTAGAGAAATTGGCGTTTATACAATAGTAATGCCTTACTGTACCCCTTTAAAAGAAATTGAAAATATGAACATCGCAGGAATAATACTAAGTGGAGGACCCGATTCTGTTTACTTAAAAGAAGCTCCTACCTTGAACATGGAAATTTTCAATTTCAAAATACCTGTTTTGGGAATATGTTATGGGATGCAACTAATTGTTAAATTATTTGGAGGCCTAGTATCTAAAGACTGTAAACAAGAATATGGGAGCTCTGAAATCTTTCTAAAAGATGAAAAATCTATTTTATTTTCAGAACTTCCAAAAAAATTTCAAATGATTATGAGTCATGGGGATAGTATTGAAAAAATTCCCAACAATTTCAAACAGTTAGCTTTTACAAACAATTGTATTGCTTCTATATCAAATGAAACTCAAAAAATTTATGGTCTACAATTTCACCCAGAAGTAACTCATTCTGAATTTGGTGATCAAATACTTAAAAATTTTGTTTTTAAAATTTGCCAAGCTCAAACTAATTGGTCATTAGAAAGCAATATAGAAACTATTGTAGAAAAAACTAAACTTAAAGTAGGTAGTAAAAAGGTTATTTTAGGGCTTTCTGGTGGCACAGACTCTTTAGTTTGTGCATTACTTATAAAAAAGGCAATAAAAGAAAATTTGATCTGCGTTTTTGTAAACACCGGTTTGTTACGTAAAAATGAAGATAAAAAAATACTAGAATTAAAGGATCAATATGATTTAAATATAAAATACATTAATGCTTCTGCAAAATTTTTGAATCATTTAAAAAATGTAAGTGATCCTGAAGAAAAAAGAAAAATAATAGGAAAAGAATTTGTTAATATTTTTGAAAAAATTACTCTAGAAGATCAAAATATAGAATATTTAGCTCAAGGAACAATTTATTCTGACGTAATTGAATCTAAATCAAAAAATAACACTTCTTCAAAAATTAAATCTCATCACAACGTGGGAGGACTTCCAGATAAAATGCGTTTAAAACTTTTGGAACCTTTGAATGAATTTTTTAAAGATGAAATAATTCAAATCGGAATAAATCTAGGCATTAAAAAAGAAGCTCTTTATCGACACCCATTTCCAGGCCCAGGACTAGCTATCAGAATAATTGGGGAAGTAACACAAGAGAAGATAAATATCTTGCAAGAAGCAGACAATATACTCACAGAAGAGCTTTTTATAAATGATTTATATTATAAAATAAGACAAGCATTTGTTGTATTGCTGCCTGTAAAATCTGTAGGCGTGATGGGAGATCAAAGAACATACGAATATACAGCCGTAATTAGATGTGTAAATACTCAAGACTTCATGACTGCTGAATGGACTGAACTTCCTTATAATTTTTTAAAAAAAGTTTCTTCAAGAATAATCAATGAAGTTAGGGGTATAAATAGAGTTTGCTATGATATCTCTTCCAAGCCTCCGTCAACCATAGAATGGGAATAA
- a CDS encoding NCS2 family permease — MGKYIKGLFFQFKNSDINYKKEIFAGITTFLSMSYIIAVNPAILSNTGMPIGALVTATCLTAAFSTILMGLYTNTPLALASGMSLNAFFAFSVVIGMNIPWQVALAAVFIEGLIFILLSFLRVREQIIISIPINLKYSISVGIGLFIAFIGFVNGGIIVKNDATLVGIGSFVDLKVLFTFLGLFSIAIFEQLKVRGSILWAISIVTLTAWIYAIFNLEGAKSIGIHLPNGFLRFESIKPIFNQLDFSYVLSEHFWTFISIVFILLFNDLFDTVGILISVTTKGGMLDKNGKIPNAKKILLVDGIATTFGAIMGVSTVTTYIESFTGIAEGGKTGLTSIITGLLFLFAVFFAPLFIAVPASATAAALIYVGFTMCKELVKIDFYNIRENISSFLIFFLIPLTYSISSGFFIGAIFYILVNVSLNLFSKEKIKISPIMLILCLIFIIKFVYGY; from the coding sequence ATGGGGAAATATATAAAAGGTTTGTTTTTTCAATTTAAAAACAGTGATATTAACTATAAAAAAGAAATTTTTGCAGGTATTACTACTTTTTTGAGTATGTCATATATTATAGCTGTTAATCCAGCAATACTATCTAACACGGGCATGCCAATTGGTGCGCTAGTCACTGCAACCTGTTTAACAGCAGCATTCTCTACCATATTAATGGGGCTTTATACTAATACGCCTCTAGCATTAGCTTCTGGAATGAGTTTAAATGCATTTTTTGCATTTTCTGTAGTAATTGGAATGAATATTCCTTGGCAAGTTGCATTAGCCGCTGTTTTTATTGAAGGATTAATTTTTATTCTCCTATCCTTCTTAAGGGTAAGAGAGCAAATTATAATTTCTATCCCAATAAATTTAAAATACTCTATCTCAGTTGGAATAGGTCTTTTTATTGCTTTTATTGGTTTTGTCAATGGTGGAATTATTGTTAAAAATGATGCCACATTGGTTGGAATCGGATCATTTGTTGACTTAAAAGTTTTATTTACATTTTTAGGATTGTTTTCTATTGCAATTTTTGAACAATTAAAGGTGCGAGGAAGTATACTTTGGGCAATTAGTATAGTTACTCTTACGGCTTGGATATATGCAATATTTAATTTAGAAGGTGCCAAATCCATTGGAATACATCTTCCCAATGGATTTTTAAGATTCGAATCTATTAAACCAATATTTAATCAATTAGATTTCTCTTATGTTTTGAGTGAGCATTTCTGGACTTTTATATCAATAGTTTTTATTCTCCTATTCAATGATTTATTTGATACTGTGGGTATTTTAATAAGCGTTACAACAAAAGGTGGTATGTTGGATAAAAATGGGAAAATTCCTAATGCAAAGAAAATATTACTAGTCGATGGTATTGCTACTACTTTTGGAGCAATAATGGGGGTTTCTACTGTTACTACTTATATTGAAAGTTTTACAGGAATTGCTGAAGGTGGTAAAACGGGTCTTACTTCAATTATAACTGGATTATTGTTTTTATTTGCAGTTTTTTTTGCTCCCCTATTTATTGCCGTTCCTGCTAGTGCAACTGCTGCTGCTTTAATATATGTGGGATTTACAATGTGTAAAGAGCTAGTAAAAATTGATTTCTATAATATTAGAGAAAATATTTCTAGCTTTTTAATATTTTTTTTGATTCCTTTAACTTATAGTATTTCTTCAGGATTTTTTATTGGAGCAATATTTTACATTTTAGTAAATGTATCATTGAATCTTTTTAGTAAAGAAAAAATTAAGATTTCTCCTATAATGTTAATACTGTGCTTAATTTTTATTATTAAATTTGTTTATGGCTATTAA